A portion of the Symphalangus syndactylus isolate Jambi chromosome 13, NHGRI_mSymSyn1-v2.1_pri, whole genome shotgun sequence genome contains these proteins:
- the ZNF776 gene encoding zinc finger protein 776 isoform X3, whose translation MLENLTLISSLGCWYGAKDETPSKQTLSIQQESPLRTHRTGVCTKKVHLWGMCGPLLGDILHQGTQHNQKLNGFGACEKKLDDDASRHQDQKQHIREKSYRSNAKGTLFVKNCKFHVSHEPFIFHEFGKDFLSSLRLLQQEDIHTSGKSNFETKHGIPLQGGKTHYTCGESTIPFSNKHSLVLHQRLLPREGPYVCSDSGKFTSKSNSFNNHQGVHTGKRPYQCGQCDESFWYKAHLTEHQRVHTGERPYECGECDKSFSHKHSLVDHQRVHTGERPYECDKCGKSFSHKRSLVHHQRVHTGERPYQCGECGKSFNHKCNLIQHQRVHTGERPFECTACGKLFRSNSHLKEHQRVHTGERPYECKECRKSFRYKSHLTEHQRVHTGERPYECRECGKCFHQKGSLIQHQQIHSGERPHECGECGKCFHQKGSLIRHQQIHSGERPHECGECGKCFRQKGNLIKHQRVHTGERHEC comes from the coding sequence gttGTTGGTATGGGGCAAAAGACGAGACGCCTTCTAAGCAGACCCTTTCTATACAACAGGAGTCCCCACTTAGGACACATCGGACAGGTGTATGTACCAAGAAGGTCCACCTCTGGGGAATGTGTGGCCCTCTCCTGGGAGATATCTTACACCAGGGAACACAACACAATCAGAAATTGAATGGGTTTGGGGCATGTGAAAAAAAATTGGATGACGATGCAAGCCGTCATCAAGACCAGAAGCAGCACATTAGAGAGAAATCGTACAGAAGCAATGCCAAGGGAACGTTGTTTGTAAAGAACTGTAAATTCCATGTGTCACATGAGCCATTTATCTTTCATGAGTTTGGGAAAGACTTTTTGTCCAGCTTGAGATTACTCCAACAAGAGGACATTCACACTTCAGGGAAGTCAAACTTTGAAACTAAGCATGGGATACCCCTTCAGGGTGGAAAAACTCATTACACCTGTGGAGAGTCCACAATACCCTTCAGCAACAAACACTCACTTGTCCTTCATCAGAGACTTCTCCCTAGAGAAGGACCTTATGTGTGCAGCGATTCTGGGAAATTCACTAGCAAAAGTAATAGTTTCAATAATCATCAGGGAGTTCACACTGGAAAAAGACCTTATCAGTGTGGACAATGTGATGAATCATTTTGGTATAAGGCCCACCTCACTGAACACCAGagagttcacactggagaaagaCCTTATGAGTGTGGAGAATGTGATAAATCTTTTAGTCATAAGCACAGTCTTGTTGACCATCAGCgagttcacactggagaaagaCCTTATGAATGTGATAAATGTGGGAAATCTTTTAGCCATAAGCGCAGCCTTGTTCACCACCAGCgagttcacactggagaaagaCCTTATCAGTGTGGAGAATGTGGGAAATCGTTTAATCACAAGTGCAACCTCATTCAGCATCAGCgagttcacactggagaaaggccTTTTGAGTGTACGGCATGTGGGAAGTTATTTAGGAGCAACTCCCACCTAAAGGAACACCAGagagttcacactggagaaagaCCCTATGAGTGTAAAGAATGTAGGAAGTCATTTAGGTACAAGTCACACCTCACTGAACACCAGagagttcacactggagaaaggccATATGAGTGTAGAGAATGTGGGAAATGTTTTCATCAAAAGGGCAGTCTCATTCAACATCAGCAGATCCACTCTGGAGAAAGGCCACATGAGTGTGGAGAATGTGGGAAATGTTTTCATCAAAAGGGTAGTCTCATTCGACATCAGCAAATCCACTCTGGAGAAAGGCCACATGAGTGTGGAGAATGTGGAAAGTGTTTTCGTCAAAAGGGAAACCTCATTAAACATCAACGAGTTCACACGGGAGAAAGACATGAATGTTGA
- the ZNF776 gene encoding zinc finger protein 776 isoform X2, with translation MEGTVTFEDVAVNFSQEEWSLLSEAQRCLYHDVMLENLTLISSLGCWYGAKDETPSKQTLSIQQESPLRTHRTGVCTKKVHLWGMCGPLLGDILHQGTQHNQKLNGFGACEKKLDDDASRHQDQKQHIREKSYRSNAKGTLFVKNCKFHVSHEPFIFHEFGKDFLSSLRLLQQEDIHTSGKSNFETKHGIPLQGGKTHYTCGESTIPFSNKHSLVLHQRLLPREGPYVCSDSGKFTSKSNSFNNHQGVHTGKRPYQCGQCDESFWYKAHLTEHQRVHTGERPYECGECDKSFSHKHSLVDHQRVHTGERPYECDKCGKSFSHKRSLVHHQRVHTGERPYQCGECGKSFNHKCNLIQHQRVHTGERPFECTACGKLFRSNSHLKEHQRVHTGERPYECKECRKSFRYKSHLTEHQRVHTGERPYECRECGKCFHQKGSLIQHQQIHSGERPHECGECGKCFHQKGSLIRHQQIHSGERPHECGECGKCFRQKGNLIKHQRVHTGERHEC, from the coding sequence gttGTTGGTATGGGGCAAAAGACGAGACGCCTTCTAAGCAGACCCTTTCTATACAACAGGAGTCCCCACTTAGGACACATCGGACAGGTGTATGTACCAAGAAGGTCCACCTCTGGGGAATGTGTGGCCCTCTCCTGGGAGATATCTTACACCAGGGAACACAACACAATCAGAAATTGAATGGGTTTGGGGCATGTGAAAAAAAATTGGATGACGATGCAAGCCGTCATCAAGACCAGAAGCAGCACATTAGAGAGAAATCGTACAGAAGCAATGCCAAGGGAACGTTGTTTGTAAAGAACTGTAAATTCCATGTGTCACATGAGCCATTTATCTTTCATGAGTTTGGGAAAGACTTTTTGTCCAGCTTGAGATTACTCCAACAAGAGGACATTCACACTTCAGGGAAGTCAAACTTTGAAACTAAGCATGGGATACCCCTTCAGGGTGGAAAAACTCATTACACCTGTGGAGAGTCCACAATACCCTTCAGCAACAAACACTCACTTGTCCTTCATCAGAGACTTCTCCCTAGAGAAGGACCTTATGTGTGCAGCGATTCTGGGAAATTCACTAGCAAAAGTAATAGTTTCAATAATCATCAGGGAGTTCACACTGGAAAAAGACCTTATCAGTGTGGACAATGTGATGAATCATTTTGGTATAAGGCCCACCTCACTGAACACCAGagagttcacactggagaaagaCCTTATGAGTGTGGAGAATGTGATAAATCTTTTAGTCATAAGCACAGTCTTGTTGACCATCAGCgagttcacactggagaaagaCCTTATGAATGTGATAAATGTGGGAAATCTTTTAGCCATAAGCGCAGCCTTGTTCACCACCAGCgagttcacactggagaaagaCCTTATCAGTGTGGAGAATGTGGGAAATCGTTTAATCACAAGTGCAACCTCATTCAGCATCAGCgagttcacactggagaaaggccTTTTGAGTGTACGGCATGTGGGAAGTTATTTAGGAGCAACTCCCACCTAAAGGAACACCAGagagttcacactggagaaagaCCCTATGAGTGTAAAGAATGTAGGAAGTCATTTAGGTACAAGTCACACCTCACTGAACACCAGagagttcacactggagaaaggccATATGAGTGTAGAGAATGTGGGAAATGTTTTCATCAAAAGGGCAGTCTCATTCAACATCAGCAGATCCACTCTGGAGAAAGGCCACATGAGTGTGGAGAATGTGGGAAATGTTTTCATCAAAAGGGTAGTCTCATTCGACATCAGCAAATCCACTCTGGAGAAAGGCCACATGAGTGTGGAGAATGTGGAAAGTGTTTTCGTCAAAAGGGAAACCTCATTAAACATCAACGAGTTCACACGGGAGAAAGACATGAATGTTGA